From the genome of Primulina huaijiensis isolate GDHJ02 chromosome 11, ASM1229523v2, whole genome shotgun sequence:
TACTGGACACACATTGTTTGTTATTGTTATGTAATTCCATAGTATTTTTTTGTTCGACCACTCTagttttttggtcgaccactcTTTTTGGTCGACCACTGTGTTTTGTGGTCTACTACTCTaatttttggtcgaccactgTGCTTTTTGGTCGACCTCGACCACTCTCCTTTTTGGTCGACCACTCTCCTTTTTGGTCGACCATACAAACTATGGTCGACCAAGTCTGTGCTTTTTGGTCGACCACTCTCTTTTTTGGTCGACCACAGTgctttaggtttagggtttagggtttaggatTTTTTGTCacgatctcaaaattatgttatatgttatagtaaattataacatataacatatgaatcaatctcaaaattatgttacatttcaaaaaatattaatcgtaaattcaaaattatgttatatgttataatttacaggtgtcacgatctaaaaattatgttatatgttataatttacgtatgaatcaatctcaaaatgatgttacatttcaaaaaatatgaatcgtgaattcacaattatgttatatgttataatgtACAGGTGTCACGATCTCAAAATTTACATCTCAAAATGAtgttacatttcaaaaaatatgaatcgtaaattcacaattatgttatatgttataatgtACAAGTTTCACGATCTCAagattatgttatatgttataatttacatatgaatcaatctcaaaattatgttatatgttatagtaaattataacatataacataaactTGAGATCGTGAAACTTGTacattataacatataacataatttttagatcgtgacacctgtaaattataacatataacatatgaatcaatctcaaaattatgttatatgttataatttacatatgattcaaataattttcataTGAATCGTGAAATAATTTACATATGAATCAGGCTAATGGTCGACCATCAATGTAATGGTCGACCATCGGGCTAATGGTcgacaaaaaataaaactttggtCGACCATCAATCCAATGGTCGACCATCGGGCtaatggtcgaccaaaaataaaactttggtTGACCCTCAAACTAATGGTCGACCATCCAGCAGCATATGATTCTATCTTTTGCTGAATTCACCGATGGAAGGAATtctgttttgttttcttctgcCAACTCTCTTCTCTACCAAAAGAGGCAATACTAATGGAAAATTAATGTTGCGTGGCCATTCATTTTCTTCTGGAACAGGGTAAACAGTCTCTGAGTAAGCCATGCATAATGACATTGTAGAATAGTACTCTGAACACAGATCATATATATCAATCTTCGGTAACCAATTGGCTGCAATGACATGAACACATGGAATTCTATCAATATCAAATACTCGACATGTGTATCTTTTTGATTTCAGGTCCACTATGGCCGAATGTCCACGGCTCCTAACATCAAACTCCAGACGACCTAATTCAAAAAATTGCATTCCCTGGGCATCAGTGAATCGGCTACGAAGAATCCCCTCGATGGAAGGGGTCAGATTAGTGTTACTTGCAATTGATGCGTGGCGATATCGGGCAAACCAACATGAGGCCAGTTTCTGCAAAGAATGTAAGAGTGCAATGATTGGCAGCTTCCTGTCTTCAAGTAATCTAGCATTGATCGACTCAACCCTGTTTGTCGTCATAATATTGTAACGGGTCTTTGGACAATATGCTCAAGTCCATCTATCAAGTGAATCTCTCTCGTCCAAAAATTACGCTGTCTCAGGATATCTATTCCTAAATTCATTGTATGCATTATCAAACTCGAAaggtttataaatttttgcaatGTGCAAAAACATTTCGGTTGCACCCTTCTTTTTGCATCTAGTTTTCAGGTTTTGGGATAAATACCACGTACAATGACCATGATGTGCATTTCTATATACAGTAGAAACCGCAATAATGATTCCTTGATGCCTGTCTGAAATTATCACCAATTCATCCTCGTCTGGTACTACTTCTAACAACTTCGTCAAAAACCAACTCCACGATGAAGTACACTCGACATCTACGATTCTCCATGCCAAAGGATATTGGTGATAATTTCCATCTTGTGCCGATGCCGCCAGTAAAACACCATTATACTTGCCCTTCAACCACGTACCATCAACTGATACAACTTTCCGCATACTTCGATATCCTCTGACGCATGCACCAAAGGCAAGAAACATATACTTGAATCGATTTTCCTCGTCGACAAAAATGTCTGTTATGCTTCTTCGATTCATCTGCTCAACCATGTGCAAATAACAAGTCAATAAAGCAAAAATCTTCGTAGGATCACCTTTCAACATATTGTCGGCTAGTTTTTTCCTTTTCCAAGCCTTGTAGTATGATATATCAGCATTCATACTATTGCGCATCATCGCCATCACCGCTTTTGGTACAATTGGCACTGGATGACCTTGGAAATTATCCACCAACATATCACGAACAACAGCAGAACTCGCTCCACAGATTCTTTTTCGTCTCCCAGTCAAACCACATGTGTGTGTATTGCCATATGTCCGAACAGAAAATGCATGTGAATCATTCCTAATCTTTGAGGTCCAGACTCTCCACTTACAATCAGACACTACACATTTTACGGCGTACACTTTTTGGTTACTTTTAACTGTCTCAAATTCAAAGCAAGCTTCCAAACTTATTCTACTTATCTCTTTTTTTCACTACTTCTCGGTTTGGAAATTCTTGACCAACAAACAAGTTTGAACCATCCGTGAATGAAAATGTATCATTATCAATATTCACATCCGCAACCAAATTTGCGTCAGCACTTGCAACAAGATTTGCCTCGACCTCGTTTGCGTCATTACGTGCTTCATCATATAATTCGTCTGTGTTACTACGATCCACATGCACGGCATCCATGTTATGTGCTTCGTCGAAAAAGTTAGTGCTGTTATTACCATCCACAGAAACAATATTCAAgtgaaaataatcatcaaaatgtCTCTGTTCGATAAAATTGCAATTGCTTTCGTGCACATTATCAAAAATATCAACAGAAGCAGCACGTTCAATTTCAACTTGAAGCACTGGCCTATTTCTCGGACAACCAAGATAAAAATATGCTTTCAAATCATGGTCATTCTCTATGTAAATCGGTTGAATGTTGCACGGCAAATCTAGAAGATAACTCATCCTCAAGATGGCACTATCTTCAAATTTTCCAGCTCTATATAGttcactttttaaattttcaaaatcacaaatatcATCGTCCACTAGAATAGCAACAAACTTTGCATTGGGCCCTGGATTCCATTTATATATCAGCTCCTCGTTTTCCCATTTCCCATCGAAATGAACAACAATAACTATTGGCATATCTACAAAATTCATCAAAACATATGATAATTAGTcaacaaaacatataataattagaatggacaaaatttattaaattataattataaaaaaagacCACACTAGGTCCACCCGAAATTTGTTCGGTCGACCAAGAAGTATTCTTTCTTGGTCGACCATTTTGGTCGACCGAGAATGGTCGACCAagttgaggaaaaaaaaaattcttcttcAACGACAGACTTAATTTTCGGCTAGGTTAATTTTGGTAGATGGCTACACGAAGAAAACAATGAATGGGGTTCAATGAAAATGGAGAAAACCTACTgtgttttttcttcaaaaacagaCGACTTGGTCTTCAAATACAGAAGAATCGGGCAATAGGAGTAGATCTAAATCTGAAGAATGAGCAACAACAGATTGTCAACTTCTATTTAATGTAATGCGACTGCCGTTGATGTGGTAGATGAGGTTTTTACATTTGGACAGCTGGTAACCCAAATTTCCCGGGAATAAAGAAGAAGTGGGTCGACTgagaagaaagagaaaaaacGAGAAgagaataattaatttaataagttGATAGTTCAATTAAggtttaatataataatcaagAGTCaactcctttttttttaaaaaaaaagtcagagtctttcttttttaaaatcttttatgtattaatcttatttttttagttGTCCCTAGAATAAGCATATGCAAATATGAGCATCTTGATATTGAAAGAATAGGAGTTGAAAGAATAGGAGTACTAGAGATCTCGTAGATAACAGATTATGAAAGCTTAAGTCTTCGTGTTTCTTTCAGTCTTGAATCTGCCTATCTACTGAAAATTCTTTCAACAGTAAGAAACTTTCCAACGATCATATATACTTGCATCCGACAAGATGACATTGtcaatttttctttatattacGCTGTATTTAATGCACATTTAATACACCTTGTAATATACGGCTTTGACTTCTGAAAAGTTTACCGATCTCAAACTTTTTAGGGAATATTCTTGTCAATTGAGAATTGTCGGATATTGTACATGATCTGTCAAAGGTACTTTATCTGATAGATATGATCAACTAGGATCATTCTGCGGCTTGAGCTTCTGATGCGATCTGGTTAGAGTGCGGCTTGAACTGAAACAATTCAGCTTGAATCTTGATGAAAAAGTTGTCCGGTTTGACTTCAAAGAATTCAGCTTGAAACATGTAAATACACTCAAACAACAATTGGACTTAAAACAACTCGATATTGTTTGCTATCACTGAAACTTATGTATTTTCAAATTAACATAATAACAACATTAattactgatatgtatattattaatgatttatataataataatactaaataatttatttattgaaagAATAATATtgtattataataataacaataaatattattaacactaattaaatgattataataataataacaatgttgttattaataattataacatTTACAGCACTAAATAATGCATGGTAATAGGAATAATAAAAATaagctaaaaaaataaaataacaaaatataatgaccataattttaatattataataataataataataataattgtggtTTTATGAATTGCTAgttaatgatattattattaaaatcataataccacaatcataattattgatattattataaatGTATTATGTATGATAGAGTGCTTTTAGGAATCTTCATCCAAATAATTGCACtatttttaatcaataaaaatcGAACATGTGACTTTGACTCTAATACTAATTGTAGGATCGAAAATCTTATTGTTTCACCAAAAGTTATAACCAGTGGTAACGATACAACtcaaatcatttaaattacATAGCAGCTCAAGAGACATGTTTCGATTATTCTATCCTActtcaacatattatttagCAATATTagagttaattttattttttaataatattataattcaaACCACTATTAATATGAAtaattaatgttattattagTATCATAGTAAATCAATTGTCATCGCCATTATTTTTTTCAGTATCGTGCactgcaaaaacaaaattttgcaatttataagcgtataaattaattaataagacaCAATAGCTTATAGATAAATTTAGTCAAGCACAACTGGTTTGCTTTTTGAGTTAAATAAACGCCATAACAATCAAATTAAGCCACCAAACTGCTTTTATTCAACCAACAAGTTTAGTTTAATGGTATATCTAAACAAAGCAACTTTTCATCTATGTGCAAAGAGTGCAACAGTAAATAAGACTGCAAGATCTTCTTTGTTCAATGGCGAAGTCGAGGCTCATTAATCACACAAAACTATAGGTTCACATTCACTAACAGACCCAACCTTTTCAAACTCTACTGGAATCGGATGAAAGATGCTCCATCTGCTCGGTGAGCTGCACCATGTTCTGAGATTTGTCCCATCCATTTTCCAATGGCTGTCTCTTGCTTATCTCAAGAGTTTCACATGACACAATCGGATCAGTCTTACCAGAAAGAGTTTCTTCTGTTAAATCTGGATCAGTCTTGGCAGTAAGAGTTTCATCCGTTAAATTCAAGTCAGTCTCAGCCAGAAATGCAGTTGGACTTCGAAGAAACGTTTCCCAGAAAGGATCTCCAACTTCAGGGAGTTCGTCTTCATCCCATTCCATTTGATGATCACTAGAAAATCCAACACTGGGAATTGTGATTTTGTTACTAGGATCCaagaaaatacaattttctGTTTCCATTCTCATGATATCAGCATCGATTTCTGGTACGATTTCAGAGAACTCCGGCGTTACAGTACCAGCCAGCGGAGGGATAATGGGACTCGTCTCCAAATGCTGATCACTTACAATTTCAGCAGGCAAGTTAAGGGAGGCTGATTGAACCTCAGGTACTACTCCAGAACTAAAAGATTCAACTGGAAAACCTGATGACATGAATGGCAGCTCTGAAGTAGAGGGCACCTCTCGAAGAGTCACCCCAGACACACGGTTAGGGGAGTTTCTGGAGACTAGTTCATCAGATGGTAATGAACCATCACCAATCAAGAAACTATCCGAATCATTACCGAAGGTTTCTAGCTTATGTGAAGAATCCATTTTTATGATTTGCTTAAGCATTGCATTTGCCGCCTCATTTATCAGAGGCTGATACTTAATGATCTGACGATCAAAGGAGCTGCCAAAGGAACTGTCATCTGAAACGCCATCTGGCTTCAGTCTTCTTTTTTTGTTGCCTTCGGTCACAAGACGGCTACTATCATTCTGCTGGTGCATGAACTGTGCGAGAAATCCAGGGCTATTCACAGCCTTCGCCAGGAAAGACATCATCTGTTGTTGACGTTGTTCCATACCCTGAAGATGCTGTACCATTGTTTGTAACTGTCCATCTGTGGTTTGTTGCTGCTGCCTCAACCTGACAAGCTCCTGCATCAACACATTCTTGTCCCTTTTAAGTCTCTCAACTTCCTTTTCGAGCCCAAATTTACCAACCTCAACACAGGCTCCAACAGAAGAACTCTGTACAATTGGTTGTTGCTGTTGCTGAGTCTGTCCATGTGCGGGTTTCCGACGACTAATACCTTTAAGAAGATGCTTTTGTCCTCTTAAGAAACCCTCATTCGCAAACTCCCACCGGTCTGGATCAACCTTTCGAAAACCCTGGTTGTCCAATTCAATTATAACTATATCATGCAATTTCTAATACAAACAAAATTTCCAATAAATGGGAATACCATATCTGGTGAGAACTTCCACGAAACAAATCAAATTCTAGATTCTTTAGGCATTTTCCAAAAGCCAAATACTCAAAATTAATCCCGTAGTTAGACTAACATTGATTATATTAATGTATCTCCCAGCAAGAAAGAAGAaattgttggatcaattttatagTATAAGCTTATATATGAATGATTATCTATTATGGGTTCTCTATTAAGGTTGAGCTCAAATTGAAGTGACCGATTAAAGTTTTGGTTAATGGGTTTTAATATATCTGATAGGTCGTGTGCCTTTAATGTGTAGAGGTAAAAatgtaatttctatttttataatGAGTTAAAACATAAATATCAGAATATAACGATAAACATTGTTTATATAACATtctcaattttcaaataatgataaatttatatatattttttaaaaaggatCGATGGAAATAAAATTTCGCCAAAGTGCCATCTTTTGTGgagattaatttattttgaaatataacaTGCTTTGTGTATGTAATTTGTATGAATGTTGATCGCCCCAAAGAAATGTCAAtgtttaatataattacatatgcACTTGTGGTGGTAAACATGTGATAGTTGTTCGGTTTCATGTGAATAATAAATCGGCCGAATGGAAAGTTGTTATTTGACATGATAATTTTTATTAGTGACTGAATAATGCGACATGACATCACTTACAAGTTAATGTTTTCTCCAAAGATAGAATATAGATGGAGTGCTCGATATCCTATTATGGGGTTTACattgtttgaatttattgattattctATATGGATAATTATTGAACATGTATATTGTGGTTTTGTTGTCTATTCAGATTTGACTCCAGCGAATATTAGTTCCAACATTAATTTCATTCATATGATAAAATGCTCGAATTTCAAATCATGGCAAAAGAATTTGCGTATAGTTTTTGGAGTCATGGATTTGGACCTTGCGACAAAGGTTGACTTTCCTCCTATCATTACTAATAAGAATGCCTCTGTTAAGAAAACGGAGTTTGAAAGATGAGAGAAGTTGAATTACATGTGTATGATGATAATGAAAAAGGGTTATTCCAGAAACTTTCAGGGACACGCCTAGAGATATTGCTACGGCTAAAGAATTCCTCAAGGACTTCGAAAAGAGGTTTACTAAcaatgaaaaatttgaaattggtACACTCCTGATAAGCTTAGTTTCAATGAGGTACATAACTAAAGGCAATATTCAGGAGTACACTTAAGAAATGTTTCATCTTGCTTCAAGGCTGAAAGCACTTAAGCTTGACCTCTATAAGGACTTGTTGGTGCATCTGATTTTAATATCTCTTCTAACacaatttaatttgtttaaggTGAGCTACATCTGTCAGAAAAATACTTGGTCTCCGAATGAGTTAATATCACATCGTGTTCAGGAAGAGGAATGGTTGAAGCAAGACAAGACAGAAAATGTTCATTATGCCTCCGTCTCAAAGGATAAAGGAAAGAAAAGGAAGGATAAGGAAGCTGCAGATACACAGCCTCCAAAGAAACAGCAGAAAAATCCTAGTGATTCTCAAAGTTCTGGTTGTTTCTTCTTTGGCAGTGATGGGCATATGAAGAAGCAATGCACCAATTATCATGCTTGGCGTGCTAAGAAAGGTGTGCTTCTGAATATAATTTGTTCTGAGGTTAATTTAACTTCAGTGTCTAGATACATGTGATGCATAGAGTTTGGTTCAACAATTCACATCAATGTGTCTATGCAGGATTGCCGAAAAAAATTGTCTATGTTGGTGATGACAACAAAATTGAAGTTAGAGGCAATAGGGAAGTTTAGATTATTGttaaagattggaatttatttGAATCTATTTGAAACATTTGTTGTATCGTATTTTAGACAGAATTTGATTTTCATTACTATATTGGACAAATTCggttattcttgttcttttggaAAATGAATATTCAGTTTGTTTAATGATTCAAATTGATTGGTTCTGTGTCTTCATTAGGATAcaataatctttatttattggatattattgtttcatttaatgaattacaacaaaTCGGTAGATGCACTTAAAAAAACTAATCAGTGAGAATTAAACTGCTTTATGGCACAAAATACTAGATCATATCTCCAAAAAGAGAATACGTACATGACAGACGAAATTCTCGAGCCTTTATATTACacagattttaataattatgttAATTGTATAAAATGCAAACAAGCCAACAAAAAGATATTTGATTTCAACAGGAGTTCAGACATCTTGGAACTTATACATattgatatttgtggaccattcCCTTCGGCTTCATGGAATGGTCAACAATATTTTATAACTTCCACATACAATTTTCCACGTATGACTTCATTTATCTCATTCATGAAAAGACATATTAATTGGATGTGTTCAAAAGTTATAAAgttgaagttgaaaatcaacaCGGCTTAAAGATTAAAAGCGTCATATTAGACTTAGTGATGATTATTATGGTAGATATGCCAGTTACAGTGAACAACGTCCACGATCTTCTGCTATATTTCTAGAGGAATGCGGTATCATCTCACAGTATAATATGTTGGGTTCGTCCAATATGAACGGTGTTGCTGAAAAACGAAACAAAACGCTTAAGGACATGGTAAGAATATGATTAGTCATTTACCTTACCAGACTCACTCTGGGAAGAAGCATTAAAGCCTGCAACGT
Proteins encoded in this window:
- the LOC140988429 gene encoding uncharacterized protein, whose translation is MTTNRVESINARLLEDRKLPIIALLHSLQKLASCWFARYRHASIASNTNLTPSIEGILRSRFTDAQGMQFFELGRLEFDVRSRGHSAIVDLKSKRYTCRVFDIDRIPCVHVIAANWLPKIDIYDLCSEYYSTMSLCMAYSETVYPVPEENEWPRNINFPLVLPLLVEKRVGRRKQNRIPSIGEFSKR
- the LOC140987079 gene encoding heat shock factor protein HSF8-like, which codes for MVASTSRSSSIDGKSDGDGPPLPAPMSSMNAPPPFLAKTYEMVDDPTTDKIVSWSDMNNSFVVWDSAEFARELLPKYFKHNNFSSFVRQLNTYGFRKVDPDRWEFANEGFLRGQKHLLKGISRRKPAHGQTQQQQQPIVQSSSVGACVEVGKFGLEKEVERLKRDKNVLMQELVRLRQQQQTTDGQLQTMVQHLQGMEQRQQQMMSFLAKAVNSPGFLAQFMHQQNDSSRLVTEGNKKRRLKPDGVSDDSSFGSSFDRQIIKYQPLINEAANAMLKQIIKMDSSHKLETFGNDSDSFLIGDGSLPSDELVSRNSPNRVSGVTLREVPSTSELPFMSSGFPVESFSSGVVPEVQSASLNLPAEIVSDQHLETSPIIPPLAGTVTPEFSEIVPEIDADIMRMETENCIFLDPSNKITIPSVGFSSDHQMEWDEDELPEVGDPFWETFLRSPTAFLAETDLNLTDETLTAKTDPDLTEETLSGKTDPIVSCETLEISKRQPLENGWDKSQNMVQLTEQMEHLSSDSSRV